The proteins below are encoded in one region of Acidobacteriota bacterium:
- a CDS encoding ATP-binding protein: MKLRHRLLLSLLGVAAIGSLVAGAGAFWVVGNAVKTRYTARLHDEAALLADRLEALRREGLVSSEELQPIVEGWGARLEARVTLIDERGVVLADSRMGLEGLSLLENHADRPEVIAARTTGWGEAHRLSASTGESYYYLARLVTEPTPPVILRLALPEREVTLARFEYLGSAVGLFFASLVLFTLLAYLGIRRISRPVEKLADAADRIARGEQGTPLPAATPDELGRLTAALRRLRDALAARRSEMRRRQDLFDSVIGGVREGVLVIDARRRVRLVNATAQTICTVGEEPTGRLVTEVVRHPELVEMIDQALDRGEESRRSLRSLGATASCYEVTTLPLRRSGSRKAIGVVALLFDTTRIEALEATRQRFIGDLSHELKTPLTSIRAAAATLLEGALDDPQAARRFLETIERHVERMTDLVSDLSDLSRIETGAITLDLETVDAAELATQAAHSLLPRYRDKALVLQVDFDGPLEVRADRRRLEQVLVNLLDNAMKFNRPGGHVRISGQRRDGRATITIEDTGVGIAAEDLGRVFQRFFRADPSRSQERGSTGLGLAIVRHLIKLHGGSVEVESELGQGSKFTVIL; the protein is encoded by the coding sequence GTGAAGCTCAGGCACCGGCTGCTGCTCTCCCTGCTGGGCGTCGCCGCCATCGGCTCGCTGGTGGCGGGGGCCGGCGCCTTCTGGGTGGTGGGTAACGCGGTCAAGACCCGCTACACCGCCCGGCTCCACGACGAGGCGGCCCTCCTTGCCGACCGCCTGGAGGCATTACGGCGCGAGGGCCTGGTATCGAGTGAGGAGCTGCAACCGATCGTCGAGGGCTGGGGAGCCCGGCTCGAGGCGCGGGTGACCCTGATCGACGAGCGGGGCGTGGTGCTGGCCGACTCCCGCATGGGTCTCGAAGGCCTGTCCCTGCTCGAAAACCACGCGGACCGGCCCGAGGTGATCGCGGCCCGGACCACCGGCTGGGGAGAGGCCCACCGGCTGTCGGCAAGCACCGGGGAGAGCTACTACTACCTGGCCCGCCTCGTCACCGAGCCCACGCCGCCGGTGATCCTGCGCCTCGCCCTGCCCGAACGGGAAGTGACCCTCGCCCGCTTTGAATACCTGGGCTCGGCGGTGGGGCTGTTTTTCGCTTCCCTGGTGCTCTTCACCCTGCTGGCCTACCTGGGCATTCGCAGGATCTCGCGCCCGGTCGAGAAACTCGCCGACGCCGCCGACCGCATCGCCCGGGGCGAACAGGGCACGCCCCTGCCCGCCGCCACGCCGGACGAGTTGGGCCGCCTCACCGCCGCCCTGCGGCGGCTGCGGGACGCGCTGGCGGCACGGCGCAGCGAGATGCGCCGCCGCCAGGATCTCTTCGACTCGGTGATCGGCGGAGTGCGGGAGGGCGTGCTGGTGATCGACGCCCGGCGCCGGGTGCGCCTGGTCAACGCCACCGCCCAGACCATCTGCACCGTCGGCGAGGAGCCCACCGGGCGCCTGGTCACCGAGGTGGTGCGCCACCCGGAACTGGTGGAAATGATCGACCAGGCCCTGGACCGGGGCGAAGAGTCGCGCCGCAGCCTGCGCTCGCTGGGAGCCACCGCCTCCTGCTACGAGGTCACCACTCTGCCCCTGCGGCGCAGCGGCTCGCGCAAAGCCATCGGTGTGGTGGCGCTGCTCTTCGATACGACCCGCATCGAAGCCCTGGAAGCCACTCGGCAGCGTTTCATCGGCGACCTTTCCCACGAGCTGAAGACGCCCCTGACCTCGATCCGGGCCGCCGCCGCGACCCTGCTCGAGGGAGCCCTGGACGACCCCCAGGCCGCCCGGCGTTTTCTCGAGACCATCGAGCGCCATGTCGAGCGCATGACCGACCTGGTCTCGGATCTGAGCGATCTCTCGCGCATCGAAACGGGCGCGATCACCCTCGACCTGGAAACCGTCGATGCGGCCGAACTGGCCACGCAGGCCGCCCACAGCCTGCTGCCCCGCTACCGGGACAAGGCGCTCGTCTTGCAGGTGGACTTCGACGGTCCTCTCGAGGTGCGGGCCGACCGCAGGCGCCTCGAGCAGGTGCTGGTCAATCTGCTGGACAACGCCATGAAATTCAACCGGCCAGGCGGTCACGTGCGCATCAGCGGCCAGCGGCGGGACGGACGCGCAACGATCACCATCGAAGACACCGGGGTGGGCATCGCCGCCGAGGATCTCGGACGCGTCTTCCAGCGCTTCTTCCGCGCCGACCCCTCCCGCTCACAAGAACGGGGCAGCACCGGCCTGGGCCTGGCCATCGTCCGCCACCTGATCAAGCTCCACGGCGGCTCGGTGGAAGTCGAGTCCGAACTCGGTCAGGGCTCGAAATTCACTGTAATCCTGTAG
- the phoU gene encoding phosphate signaling complex protein PhoU produces MERKFELELEELAATIQRMGGLVEQAIERSVEALVRRDDDLARQVITEDLRIDALELEADKLAMQILARYQLAGRDLRFVTTAMKILPELERMADQAVNTAERAIELGAEPPVKPLIDLPKMAHRAREMVRGSLDAFVRRDAEQAREVIALDDELDHRTEAIFRELVSYMMEDPATITRSIRLTFVAKYFERIGDQATNVAEQVIYMVEGTVVRHPRLSKEGS; encoded by the coding sequence ATGGAACGCAAATTCGAGCTGGAGCTCGAGGAACTTGCCGCCACGATTCAGCGCATGGGCGGGCTGGTCGAGCAGGCCATCGAACGCTCGGTGGAAGCCCTCGTCCGCCGCGACGACGACCTCGCCCGCCAAGTGATCACCGAGGACCTGCGTATCGACGCCCTGGAGCTGGAGGCCGACAAGCTGGCGATGCAGATCCTCGCCCGCTACCAGCTCGCCGGCCGAGACCTGCGCTTCGTCACCACGGCGATGAAGATTCTCCCCGAACTCGAGCGCATGGCCGACCAGGCGGTGAACACCGCCGAGCGGGCCATCGAGCTGGGAGCCGAGCCCCCCGTCAAACCCCTCATCGACCTGCCGAAGATGGCCCACCGGGCCCGGGAGATGGTGCGTGGGTCGCTGGACGCCTTCGTCCGGCGGGACGCCGAGCAGGCGCGGGAAGTCATCGCTCTCGATGACGAACTCGATCACCGCACGGAGGCCATCTTCCGCGAACTGGTCTCGTACATGATGGAAGACCCCGCCACCATCACGCGCTCGATCCGGCTGACCTTCGTCGCCAAGTACTTCGAGCGTATCGGCGACCAGGCGACCAACGTGGCCGAGCAGGTGATCTACATGGTGGAGGGCACCGTGGTCCGCCACCCCCGCCTGTCCAAAGAAGGCTCGTAG
- a CDS encoding mechanosensitive ion channel family protein: protein METLSWLISEWGSVGWVQSLAILLGALLLAKVVEWILCSVVGRLARRTRTRVDDQAVQILRRPVFASVLITGLILALPPLALPPGPVSGATRLLETLLLVIWLGTGMRLSSAVLRALSSGPLATRRVHASAVPLLDNTVRVVLVGGAAYFAFLIWHIDLTAWLASAGIIGIAVGFAAKDTLGNLFAGVFILIDAPYKVGDYVVLDGEDRGQVTHIGLRSTRLLTRDDVEIIIPNSVIGGAKIINESGGPWPKYRIRIRVGVAYGSDVDHVRRVLEEVAASTGEVCTDPAPRVRFRAFGDSSLDFELLCWIDEPGARGLVSDLLHTDVYKRFAAEGIVIPFPQRDLHFKLEEACHTIDTSSSPSRHPGRPSSPPQ, encoded by the coding sequence ATGGAAACCCTGAGCTGGTTGATCTCGGAGTGGGGTTCGGTGGGCTGGGTCCAGTCCCTGGCGATCCTGCTCGGCGCCCTGCTGCTGGCCAAGGTGGTGGAGTGGATCCTCTGCTCGGTGGTCGGGCGCCTGGCCCGCCGCACCCGGACCCGCGTCGACGACCAGGCGGTCCAGATCCTGCGGCGCCCGGTGTTCGCCTCCGTGCTGATCACGGGCCTGATCCTCGCCCTGCCCCCGCTGGCCCTCCCCCCCGGGCCGGTGAGCGGCGCCACCCGGCTGCTGGAGACCCTGCTGCTCGTGATCTGGCTGGGCACGGGGATGAGACTGAGCAGCGCCGTCCTCCGCGCCCTTTCCTCGGGCCCCCTGGCCACGCGCCGGGTCCACGCCAGCGCCGTTCCCCTGCTGGACAACACGGTGCGGGTGGTGCTCGTGGGCGGGGCGGCCTACTTCGCCTTCCTGATCTGGCACATCGACCTGACCGCCTGGCTGGCCTCGGCCGGGATCATCGGCATCGCCGTGGGTTTCGCGGCCAAGGACACCCTGGGCAACCTCTTCGCCGGCGTCTTCATCCTCATCGACGCGCCCTACAAGGTCGGCGACTACGTGGTGCTCGACGGGGAGGACCGGGGCCAGGTGACCCACATCGGCCTGCGCTCGACCCGCCTGCTGACCCGCGACGACGTGGAGATCATCATCCCCAACTCGGTGATCGGAGGAGCCAAGATCATCAACGAAAGCGGCGGCCCGTGGCCCAAGTACCGCATTCGCATCCGGGTGGGGGTGGCCTACGGCTCGGACGTGGACCATGTCCGGAGGGTTCTCGAAGAGGTCGCCGCCTCCACCGGGGAAGTCTGCACCGACCCCGCCCCACGGGTGCGCTTCCGGGCCTTCGGGGACAGCAGCCTGGACTTCGAGTTGCTGTGCTGGATCGACGAACCCGGGGCCCGGGGGCTGGTCAGTGACCTGCTGCATACCGACGTCTACAAGCGCTTCGCCGCGGAGGGGATCGTGATCCCCTTCCCCCAGCGGGACCTCCACTTCAAGCTCGAGGAGGCTTGTCACACGATCGACACATCATCTTCCCCATCCCGTCACCCCGGACGGCCAAGCTCGCCTCCGCAATGA
- a CDS encoding zinc-binding dehydrogenase, with translation MKAYRIEAHGGPETLTLGEHPLPEPGPGELRVRLVAMALNHLDLWVRRGIEGVRFPLPLVGGSDGAGVVEALGPGVAGPPPGTAVFVLPGVSCGACRACLAGRDNLCPEYGILGESRDGTAAEFIVLPHTNVAPIPAGLDFTRAASFPLTFMTAWHMLVHKARLAPGERILFHAGASGVSSAGIQIARYQGALIAATAGSAEKRDFARGLGADLVLDSRDEQWPREARRWAGPSGLDVVFDHVGEQTFEASMRLLGKGGRYVFCGATSGFALETDFRPVFFKNQEILGSTMGRRADLLAVAELMAAGRLRPTVARVFPFERMAEAHAFLEQRRALGKVVVEIGHAPDRAA, from the coding sequence ATGAAAGCCTACCGCATCGAAGCTCACGGTGGTCCCGAGACCCTGACCCTCGGCGAGCACCCGTTGCCGGAACCCGGTCCCGGCGAGCTGCGGGTGCGCCTGGTGGCCATGGCTCTCAATCACCTGGACCTGTGGGTCCGGCGGGGCATCGAGGGCGTGCGCTTCCCCCTGCCCCTGGTGGGAGGATCGGACGGGGCCGGGGTGGTGGAGGCCCTGGGACCGGGAGTCGCCGGCCCGCCTCCGGGCACGGCCGTCTTCGTACTGCCGGGGGTCTCCTGCGGCGCCTGCCGCGCCTGCCTGGCCGGCCGGGACAATCTCTGCCCGGAGTACGGCATCCTCGGCGAGTCCCGTGACGGCACCGCGGCGGAGTTCATCGTTCTGCCTCACACCAACGTGGCGCCGATTCCGGCGGGCCTGGATTTCACCCGGGCCGCCTCCTTCCCGCTGACCTTCATGACCGCCTGGCACATGCTGGTGCACAAGGCGCGACTGGCCCCCGGCGAGCGGATCCTGTTCCACGCCGGGGCGTCTGGGGTCTCCTCCGCGGGCATCCAGATCGCCCGGTACCAGGGGGCCCTGATCGCGGCCACCGCGGGCTCCGCGGAAAAACGGGACTTCGCCCGCGGCCTGGGGGCGGACCTGGTGCTGGACTCACGGGACGAACAATGGCCCCGGGAGGCACGTCGGTGGGCCGGCCCCTCCGGCCTGGACGTGGTCTTCGATCACGTCGGCGAGCAGACCTTCGAAGCCTCCATGCGCCTGCTGGGCAAGGGTGGGCGCTACGTTTTCTGCGGCGCCACCTCGGGCTTCGCCCTGGAAACCGACTTCCGCCCGGTCTTCTTCAAAAACCAGGAGATTCTCGGCTCTACCATGGGCCGCCGGGCGGACCTGCTGGCGGTGGCGGAACTGATGGCCGCGGGGCGCCTGCGGCCCACCGTGGCCCGGGTCTTTCCCTTCGAGCGGATGGCCGAAGCCCACGCCTTCCTCGAGCAGCGACGGGCGCTGGGCAAGGTCGTGGTGGAGATCGGCCACGCGCCGGATCGGGCCGCATGA
- a CDS encoding winged helix-turn-helix domain-containing protein, giving the protein MMDPAIRIAVVEDETDIAEILDYNLRREGFQPEIYHRGDTALAAIEADPPQLVILDLMLPGLDGLEICRHLKRNPQTAPIPLVMLTARGEDTDRIVGLELGADDYVAKPFNTRELMLRVKAVLRRARKRDPADSGPLAAGSLRLFPDAHRVEVGGREISLTATEFRLLQHLMQRGGRVQGRETLLREVWGYSSGVDSRTVDTHVRRLRKKLGPESRRIETVIGVGYRFHT; this is encoded by the coding sequence ATGATGGATCCCGCAATCCGCATCGCCGTGGTCGAAGACGAGACCGATATCGCCGAGATCCTGGATTACAACCTGCGGCGGGAGGGTTTCCAGCCCGAAATCTACCACCGGGGAGACACGGCCCTGGCGGCCATCGAGGCCGACCCTCCCCAGCTCGTGATCCTCGACCTGATGCTGCCCGGCCTCGACGGCCTGGAAATCTGTCGCCACCTCAAGCGCAATCCCCAGACCGCTCCCATCCCCCTGGTGATGCTCACCGCCCGCGGCGAGGACACCGACCGCATCGTGGGCCTCGAGCTGGGGGCCGACGACTACGTGGCCAAGCCCTTCAACACCCGGGAACTGATGCTCAGGGTCAAGGCGGTGCTGCGCCGGGCCCGCAAGCGCGATCCGGCGGACAGCGGACCGCTGGCGGCGGGCTCCCTGCGGCTGTTTCCCGACGCCCACCGGGTCGAGGTGGGGGGCCGCGAGATCAGCCTGACCGCCACCGAATTCCGACTGCTGCAACACCTGATGCAGCGCGGGGGAAGGGTTCAGGGTCGCGAAACCCTGCTGCGGGAGGTGTGGGGCTACTCGAGCGGTGTGGACAGCCGCACCGTCGACACCCACGTCCGCCGCCTGCGCAAGAAGCTGGGCCCCGAGTCCCGGCGCATCGAAACGGTCATCGGCGTGGGCTACCGTTTCCACACCTGA
- a CDS encoding ABC transporter permease subunit — translation MSRPVSPASTTSRRRALIDRFGRWAVMAGGMTIIGAILCILLFILAEVAPLFAGARVEQLPPLAAAGESTLALAQDEYRTTALLLEADGGVRGLSLADGAELGRWQLPLPEGVGIDRARTEPGASLFAALDRRGRVWIVPYAFDVHFEGDRRSIRPVVGQAVAVDPWPDAEPDAEAVRAFVAGRSPEGLETVAALRDGRVSVVRREASENFLTGELEWEESRYLLPAPAGLDTLALGPDHRRLFGGCATGAVVAWNLDDGPSAPATGPAGGAPITALEVLIGGGTLVAGRADGTLETWFPLRGEDGLRLVRAYKFGGRRGAIRSILASRRNKGFIALDADGGAGLYYATSRRTLWTGKVLDGAPRAAFFSPKADGALLLDGAALHPLAIDNPHPEVSLRALFGKVWYEGYPEPSYTWQSSGGSDDFEPKLSLVPLLIGTLKGTFYSLILAIPLGVFGAMYTSQFLHPSLKRIIKPVVEIMAALPSVVLGFLAGLWLAPRIERSFTGLLLALLILPLAVAGAGLAWERLPRSLRARLRPGTEVLFFAVVIVLAAGAAALLAGPTERLLFGGSFTQWLVNTSGIPFDQRNAIIVGLAMGFAVIPIIFSVSEDAFSNVPRNLVSGSLALGANRWQTVTRIVLPTASPGIFSAIMIGFGRAVGETMIVLMATGNTPIMDWNPFNGFRTLSANIAVEIPEAPFGGTLYRTLFLSALLLFLLTFVVNTAAEVVRSRLRRRYANL, via the coding sequence ATGTCCAGACCCGTCTCCCCCGCCTCCACCACCTCGCGCCGGCGCGCTCTGATCGATCGTTTCGGCCGCTGGGCCGTGATGGCGGGGGGGATGACCATCATCGGCGCGATCCTCTGCATCCTGCTCTTCATCCTGGCGGAGGTCGCGCCCCTGTTCGCCGGCGCCCGGGTCGAACAGCTGCCGCCCCTGGCGGCGGCGGGAGAGTCCACGCTGGCCCTGGCGCAGGACGAGTACCGCACCACCGCCCTGCTCCTCGAGGCGGACGGGGGAGTCCGGGGTCTCTCCCTGGCCGACGGCGCCGAACTCGGCCGCTGGCAACTGCCCCTGCCCGAAGGAGTCGGCATCGACCGGGCCCGCACCGAGCCCGGCGCGTCCCTCTTCGCCGCCCTCGACCGGCGAGGCCGGGTCTGGATCGTTCCCTATGCTTTCGACGTGCATTTCGAGGGCGACCGGCGCTCGATCCGTCCCGTCGTCGGCCAGGCCGTGGCCGTCGACCCCTGGCCCGACGCGGAGCCCGACGCGGAAGCAGTGCGCGCCTTCGTCGCTGGGCGCAGCCCGGAAGGGCTCGAAACCGTCGCGGCCCTGCGCGACGGCCGGGTGAGCGTGGTGCGCCGGGAGGCCTCCGAGAACTTCCTGACCGGCGAGCTGGAATGGGAGGAAAGTCGCTACCTGCTGCCCGCCCCGGCGGGGCTCGACACGCTGGCCCTGGGTCCCGATCACCGACGCCTCTTCGGTGGATGCGCGACCGGCGCCGTGGTCGCCTGGAATCTTGACGACGGCCCTTCGGCGCCGGCGACCGGGCCGGCGGGGGGCGCCCCCATCACCGCCCTCGAGGTGCTGATCGGCGGTGGCACCCTGGTGGCCGGCAGGGCCGACGGCACCCTGGAGACATGGTTTCCCCTGCGCGGCGAAGACGGCCTGCGCCTGGTGCGGGCCTACAAGTTCGGCGGCCGGCGGGGAGCCATTCGCTCGATCCTGGCCTCGCGCCGCAACAAGGGTTTCATCGCGCTCGACGCCGATGGCGGAGCCGGGCTCTACTACGCCACCTCGCGCCGAACCCTGTGGACCGGGAAGGTGCTCGACGGCGCGCCGCGGGCCGCGTTCTTCTCGCCGAAAGCGGACGGAGCCCTGCTGCTGGACGGAGCGGCGCTGCACCCGCTGGCGATCGACAACCCCCACCCGGAGGTCAGCCTGCGGGCCCTGTTCGGCAAGGTGTGGTACGAAGGCTACCCGGAGCCTTCCTACACCTGGCAGTCCAGCGGCGGCAGCGACGACTTCGAGCCCAAGCTGAGCCTCGTCCCCCTGCTGATCGGCACCCTCAAGGGCACCTTCTACTCGCTGATCCTGGCCATTCCCCTGGGAGTGTTCGGGGCGATGTACACATCCCAGTTCCTCCACCCCTCGCTGAAGCGCATCATCAAACCCGTGGTGGAGATCATGGCCGCCCTGCCCAGCGTGGTGCTGGGCTTTCTCGCCGGCCTGTGGCTGGCCCCCCGCATCGAGCGCTCGTTCACCGGGCTGCTGCTGGCCCTGCTGATCCTTCCGCTGGCGGTGGCCGGCGCGGGGCTGGCCTGGGAGCGGCTGCCCCGCTCTCTGCGCGCCCGGCTGCGGCCCGGCACGGAGGTGCTGTTCTTCGCGGTGGTGATCGTGCTGGCCGCCGGCGCGGCGGCGCTGCTGGCCGGCCCCACCGAACGGTTGCTCTTCGGCGGTTCCTTCACCCAGTGGCTGGTCAACACCTCGGGCATCCCCTTCGACCAGCGCAACGCGATCATCGTCGGACTGGCCATGGGCTTCGCCGTGATTCCGATCATCTTCAGCGTCTCGGAAGACGCCTTCTCGAATGTTCCCCGCAACCTGGTCTCGGGCTCGCTGGCCCTGGGCGCCAACCGCTGGCAGACGGTCACCCGGATCGTGCTGCCCACCGCCAGTCCAGGAATCTTCTCCGCCATCATGATCGGCTTCGGCCGGGCGGTGGGGGAGACGATGATCGTGCTGATGGCCACCGGCAACACGCCGATCATGGACTGGAACCCCTTCAACGGGTTCCGCACCCTGTCGGCCAACATCGCCGTGGAGATTCCCGAGGCGCCCTTCGGGGGCACCCTCTACCGCACGCTCTTTCTCTCGGCCCTGCTGCTGTTTCTGCTGACCTTCGTCGTCAACACCGCGGCGGAAGTGGTGCGGAGCCGCCTGCGGCGTCGTTACGCCAACCTCTAG
- a CDS encoding phosphate ABC transporter substrate-binding protein → MKTWIVGSMIFLTTAASFGQAVKVDPAIGKYEKTSGVSGNLNSIGSDTLNNLMTLWAEAFRTRYPNVKIQIEGKGSSTAPPALIGGTAQIGPMSRLMKPTEVDDFEKAFGYKPTPVRVAIDALAVYVNKDNPIEKLTLAQVDAIFSKTRKCGAPAEIRTWGELGLGGGFADRPISIYGRNSASGTYGYFKKKALCKGDYKDTVKEQPGSASVVQGVAEDLYGIGYSGIGYRTSAVKTVALSKKGGKFYGTGTQDVLSGKYPLSRFLYLYINKAPNRPVDPLVREFIRFVLSREGQQIVVKDGYLPLNHKLVTTERKLVD, encoded by the coding sequence ATGAAGACGTGGATCGTGGGCAGCATGATTTTTCTCACCACCGCGGCGAGCTTCGGCCAGGCCGTCAAGGTCGACCCTGCCATCGGCAAGTACGAGAAGACCAGCGGCGTTTCCGGCAACCTCAATTCCATCGGCTCGGACACGCTGAACAACCTGATGACTCTCTGGGCCGAGGCTTTCCGGACCCGCTACCCCAACGTGAAGATCCAGATCGAGGGCAAGGGCTCGTCCACCGCCCCGCCGGCCCTGATCGGCGGCACGGCGCAGATCGGCCCCATGAGCCGCCTGATGAAGCCCACCGAGGTCGACGACTTCGAAAAGGCCTTCGGCTACAAGCCGACGCCGGTCCGGGTCGCCATCGACGCCCTGGCCGTCTACGTCAACAAGGACAACCCGATCGAGAAGCTGACCCTGGCCCAGGTGGACGCGATTTTTTCCAAGACCCGTAAGTGCGGCGCTCCCGCGGAAATCCGCACCTGGGGCGAGCTGGGTCTCGGTGGCGGCTTCGCCGACCGCCCGATCAGCATCTACGGCCGCAACAGCGCCTCGGGCACCTACGGCTACTTCAAGAAGAAGGCCCTGTGCAAGGGTGACTACAAGGACACCGTCAAGGAGCAGCCGGGGTCGGCCTCGGTGGTGCAGGGCGTCGCCGAAGACCTCTACGGTATCGGCTACAGCGGCATCGGCTACCGGACGTCGGCGGTCAAGACCGTCGCCCTGTCGAAGAAGGGCGGGAAGTTCTACGGCACGGGCACCCAGGACGTGCTCAGCGGCAAGTACCCCCTCTCCCGCTTCCTCTACCTCTACATCAACAAGGCTCCCAACCGGCCGGTGGACCCCCTGGTGCGGGAGTTCATTCGCTTCGTGCTCTCCCGGGAGGGCCAGCAGATCGTGGTCAAGGACGGCTACCTGCCCCTGAACCACAAGCTGGTGACCACCGAACGCAAGCTGGTCGACTGA
- the pstA gene encoding phosphate ABC transporter permease PstA, whose translation MTRGKRSFSELVGITSTALCGGALALCLLLVAGLLGLLLYHGMGYFWQSPVVQLTLTDESVVAGEIVEREVIPAEDDSAALRHRIRLMVGNRDLTGHDFVWIDESRIARMEYPADLLLVERLEWGKFYGRLLAISAGEQTLAGTPQAARAAWPRLHARKKVELEKIHRLEKRKIGEVNREIENFRLELRRLDMEGAAPDDPRRADIQRNLLARRSHYEELADRLAELRRNFLREELVMEAADGTLKPIPAGHVVRMVRANTLSAWGRLKLYVSRSAEFLLGEPRESNTEGGVFPAIFGTVMMVFLMSFAVSPLGVLAAIYLREYAREGLLVKIVRIAVNNLAGVPSIVFGVFGLGFFVYTLGGSIDQLFFAEALPTPTFGTGGILWASLTLALLTVPVVIVAAEEGLAAVPRIVREGSLALGATRFETIWKVVVPAAAPGILTGMILAMARAAGEVAPLMIVGVVKLAPALPLDGHFPYVHLERKFMHLGFHIYDLGFQSPNVEATRPLVFATSLLLVGVVVAMNLLAIWIRNHLRRKYAGSAV comes from the coding sequence ATGACCCGCGGCAAGCGTTCATTCAGCGAGCTGGTCGGCATCACCTCCACCGCCCTCTGCGGCGGTGCGTTGGCGTTGTGCCTGCTGTTGGTGGCGGGCCTGCTGGGCCTGTTGCTCTACCACGGCATGGGCTATTTCTGGCAGAGCCCGGTGGTGCAGTTGACCCTCACCGACGAAAGCGTGGTGGCCGGTGAAATCGTCGAGCGTGAGGTGATTCCCGCCGAGGACGACAGCGCCGCTCTCCGGCACCGCATCCGCCTGATGGTGGGCAACCGGGACCTGACGGGACACGACTTCGTCTGGATCGACGAAAGCCGCATCGCCCGGATGGAGTACCCCGCCGACCTGCTGCTGGTCGAGCGGTTGGAGTGGGGCAAGTTCTACGGCCGACTGCTGGCGATCTCCGCCGGCGAGCAGACACTCGCGGGCACGCCCCAGGCGGCGCGCGCGGCCTGGCCGCGGCTGCACGCCCGCAAGAAGGTCGAACTGGAGAAGATCCATCGGCTCGAAAAGCGGAAGATCGGTGAGGTCAACCGGGAGATCGAAAACTTCCGCCTCGAGTTGCGCCGGCTCGACATGGAAGGCGCGGCACCGGACGATCCCCGTCGGGCGGACATCCAGCGCAACCTGCTGGCCCGGCGCAGCCACTACGAGGAACTGGCCGACCGACTGGCCGAACTGCGTCGGAATTTCCTGCGGGAAGAACTGGTGATGGAGGCCGCCGACGGCACGCTCAAGCCCATCCCCGCCGGCCACGTGGTGCGCATGGTGCGGGCCAACACCCTTTCGGCATGGGGCCGGCTCAAGCTCTACGTCTCGCGCAGCGCCGAGTTTCTGCTGGGCGAGCCGCGGGAATCCAATACCGAGGGGGGCGTCTTCCCCGCCATCTTCGGCACGGTGATGATGGTCTTCCTGATGTCCTTCGCGGTTTCTCCCCTGGGCGTGCTGGCGGCGATCTATCTGCGGGAATACGCCCGGGAGGGCCTGCTGGTCAAGATCGTACGCATCGCGGTCAACAACCTGGCCGGCGTACCCTCGATCGTCTTCGGCGTCTTCGGCCTGGGCTTTTTCGTCTACACCCTGGGGGGATCCATCGACCAGCTGTTTTTCGCCGAGGCCCTGCCCACCCCCACGTTCGGCACGGGCGGCATTCTCTGGGCCAGTCTGACCCTGGCCCTGCTCACGGTGCCGGTGGTGATCGTGGCCGCGGAAGAAGGCCTGGCCGCCGTACCGCGAATCGTGCGGGAGGGCTCGCTGGCCCTTGGCGCGACCCGTTTCGAGACGATCTGGAAGGTGGTCGTGCCCGCCGCCGCACCCGGCATTCTGACGGGGATGATCCTGGCCATGGCCCGAGCGGCGGGAGAGGTCGCTCCGCTGATGATCGTCGGCGTGGTCAAGTTGGCCCCGGCGCTGCCCCTCGACGGCCACTTTCCCTACGTTCACCTCGAACGCAAGTTCATGCACCTGGGCTTCCATATCTACGACCTGGGCTTTCAGAGCCCCAACGTGGAAGCCACCCGTCCCCTGGTCTTCGCCACTTCCCTGTTGTTGGTGGGGGTGGTGGTGGCCATGAACCTGCTCGCCATCTGGATCCGCAACCACCTGCGCCGCAAGTACGCGGGGTCCGCGGTATGA